The Rhododendron vialii isolate Sample 1 chromosome 8a, ASM3025357v1 genome has a window encoding:
- the LOC131298110 gene encoding uncharacterized protein LOC131298110 produces the protein MNAALNFVEMANQYAGYLGKILCPCKHCRNLSHHSVDDVYEHLVINGMDPTYTTWFHHGEEPSAAQKPKEAKMSDAHNLYSATYARDADHLEPLDEARDEVFAKALEDAETPLYPGCEKYTKLSAIVTLYKIKAENEWTDESFTILLGKLQDMFPMDNTMLCSVRAVRKFLKKFELGYEKIHACVKDCCLFRKENAELENCPKCGRSRWKVDVRTKQIKKGVPAKVLRYFPIIPRFRNMYRSFEVAKDLVWHHTHRSSDAKMRHPVDSPTWKTIDDKWPSFSADPRNLRLGLATDGFNPFRNLSSTYSCWPVMLVMYNLPPWLWMKKENVLLTLLIPGPKQPGNDIDVYLRPLIEDLQILWTNGAPVYDRFTNSTFNLRAILMWTMHDFPAYGNVAGCMTKGKFACPICGENTHFLWLKFSRKTVYLCHRCFLPPSHPFRKKKSWFDGKEEKGKKPRIMTGKQISETLKDMKNDWGKGGEGNKKRKRDNEDKQRWKKRSILFDLSYWEELLVRNNLDVMHIIKNIIESLIGTLLDINGKSKDGLNARKDMQDLEIKHDLHPEDRGSRTYLPPASYTLSKDEKRIFCKRLFDLKVPDGYSSNIGNCVSMDELKVTGLKSHDCHVLMLQLLPVALKGLLPTGPRNAILRLCAFFNKLCQRVIDQEEMATLEDEVVETLCMLERFFPPSFFDIMVHLTIHLGREARLCGPVQYRWMYLFERHMKIYKRSVGNHARPEGCIAERYLVEECITFCSRHMKSVETTNRGPRNQDFENDVILEGRPISAATSITLTDEVLESAHRYVLFNTAIVEPYLEMHIEELKNSDASLGLQKNNSLLLKRHADNFSKWLREKIQVKACTNNELEILQWLANGPRKHAMSYTGYIINGQRFHTKEAEKSTQNSGVSIDAATLCRSSVKDNAQVVDVVSYYGVIKDIILLDYHTFQLPMFKCDWANIGHGVRMEDGFTLVNLHQSQTQYDKDPFILASQAKQVFYSRETESSNWYVVLKAPPRGFYDLEMYEETMDTSSRPQDVSALGMNDDDDDERTANVRGDCEGTWIEDF, from the exons ATGAACGCAGCATTGAACTTTGTGGAGATGGCTAATCAATACGCAGGATATTTAGGAAAGATTCTATGCCCTTGCAAACATTGTCGGAATTTGAGTCACCATTCTGTTGATGATGTTTATGAACACTTGGTCATAAATGGAATGGATCCTACATACACAACTTGGTTTCATCATGGGGAGGAACCAAGTGCTGCACAAAAACCTAAAGAAGCGAAAATGTCAGATGCACATAACTTATATAGCGCGACTTATGCACGAGATGCAGACCATCTTGAACCACTTGACGAAGCTAGAGATGAGGTCTTTGCAAAAGCATTAGAGGATGCAGAAACTCCATTATACCCTGGTTGTGAAAAATATACGAAGTTGTCGGCAATTGTTACTTTGTACAAgatcaaagctgaaaatgaatggACAGATGAGAGTTTCACTATTCTTTTGGGGAAGCTTCAGGATATGTTCCCCATGGATAATACAATGCTATGTTCTGTTCGTGCAGTTAGAAAGTtccttaaaaaatttgaattgggTTACGAGAAAATTCATGCATGTGTGAAGGATTGTTGCTTATTTAGGAAAGAGAACGCAGAATTAGAGAACTGTCCAAAATGTGGTCGTTCGAGATGGAAGGTAGACGTACGcacaaagcaaataaaaaaaggggTTCCTGCCAAAGTGTTGAGATATTTTCCTATAATTCCAAGGTTTCGGAACATGTATAGGTCATTTGAAGTAGCTAAAGATTTGGTATGGCACCATACTCATAGAAGCAGTGATGCCAAGATGCGACACCCGGTAGATTCACCAACTTGGAAAACAATCGATGATAAGTGGCCATCTTTCTCAGCAGACCCACGGAATCTAAGACTTGGTCTTGCTACCGATGGTTTCAATCCATTCCGAAATTTGAGTTCGACGTATAGTTGTTGGCCTGTTATGCTGGTTATGTACAACTTGCCACCTTGGTTATggatgaaaaaggaaaatgttttgTTGACATTATTGATCCCAGGACCTAAGCAACCGGGTAATGATATTGATGTATATCTACGACCTCTTATCGAAGACCTACAGATTTTGTGGACCAACGGAGCACCTGTTTATGACAGGTTCACTAACTCTACATTCAATCTGAGGGCCATTTTGATGTGGACAATGCATGATTTTCCAGCATATGGAAATGTTGCCGGGTGTATGACTAAGGGTAAATTTGCGTGTCCTATATGTGGTGAAAATACTCATTTTCTATGGCTGAAATTTAGTAGGAAAACTGTGTATTTGTGCCATAGGTGCTTTCTTCCACCATCTCACCCCTTTCGGAAGAAAAAATCATGGTTCGatggaaaggaagaaaaggggaaaaaacctaGAATCATGACTGGAAAACAAATTTCGGAAACTCTGAAAGATATGAAGAATGATTGGGGGAAAGGTGGAGAAGGAAATAAAAAACGAAAGCGGGACAATGAAGATAAACAAAGGTGGAAAAAGAGGTCAATCTTATTTGATTTATCATATTGGGAG GAATTGCTAGTGCGTAATAACTTAGATGTGATGCatatcattaaaaatattattgagaGCCTTATTGGCACGCTGTTGGATATTAACGGAAAATCCAAGGATGGTTTAAATGCTCGCAAGGATATGCAAGATTTGGAAATAAAGCACGACTTGCATCCCGAAGATCGAGGGTCTAGGACATATCTTCCTCCAGCTTCCTATACACTTTCCAAGGATGAAAAGCGAATATTTTGCAAGAGGTTGTTTGACTTAAAAGTACCTGATGGGTATAGTTCAAATATTGGGAATTGTGTATCAATGGATGAATTGAAGGTCACAGGTCTCAAATCTCATGATTGCCATGTGCTAATGCTTCAGTTGTTGCCTGTAGCCTTAAAGGGGTTACTACCAACTGGACCCAGAAATGCGATACTTCGCCTTTGTGCATTCTTCAATAAATTGTGTCAAAGAGTtattgatcaagaagaaatgGCAACCCTTGAGGATGAGGTGGTTGAAACGTTATGCATGCTTGAGAGGTTCTTTCCACCTTCATTCTTTGATATCatggtgcacttaacaattcaCTTAGGACGAGAAGCACGACTTTGTGGGCCAGTCCAATATCGTTGGATGTACCTTTTTGAGAG ACATATGAAGATATACAAACGAAGTGTTGGGAATCATGCACGACCTGAAGGTTGTATAGCAGAACGCTACCTTGTAGAAGAGTGTATAACATTTTGCAGCCGACACATGAAATCTGTGGAAACAACCAATAGGGGACCTCGCAATCAAGATTTTGAGAACGATGTAATTCTCGAAGGTCGTCCAATATCAGCTGCCACATCCATCACATTGACTGATGAAGTTTTAGAAAGTGCACATCGTTACGTTTTATTCAATACAGCCATAGTGGAACCTTATTTGGA GATGCATATAGAGGAGTTAAAGAACTCAGATGCCAGCCTTggtcttcaaaaaaataatagtttaCTTTTGAAAAGGCACGCtgacaacttttcaaaatggttgAGGGAAAAG ATTCAGGTAAAAGCATGCACAAATAATGAATTGGAGATACTACAATGGCTTGCTAATGGTCCTAGAAAGCATGCCATGAGTTATACGGGTTATATCATCAATGGGCAGCGGTTTCACACAAAGGAAGCTGAGAAATCAACCCAAAATAGTGGTGTTTCCATTGACGCGGCAACTCTGTGTAGATCAAGTGTGAAGGACAATGCACAAGTCGTTGATGTAGTTTCATACTACGGGGTGATTAAAGATATAATTTTGTTAGATTATCACACATTTCAACTACCGATGTTCAAGTGTGACTGGGCAAACATTGGCCATGGTGTTAGGATGGAAGATGGTTTTACACTTGTTAACCTACATCAAAGTCAGACCCAATATGACAAA